GACCGGGGCGACGGCGCTGCCGGCCTCCCAGCCGTTGCCGTAGAGCACGGCGGCGCGCTTGCGGGCCAGCACGGTGGCCTGGCCGCTCTCGTTGACCGTCAGGTCGTTGTGGTTGTACTTCTGCACCAGGTCGACGAAGTGCTGGACGCCCTGCTGGGACTTGGGGTCGTTGAGCGTCCCGTGCCAGTTGCCGGCGCTGTCGAAGCGGGCGATGGCACCGCCGTACGCGGCGACGTAGCTCATGGCCGCGTACCAGTACGGGCCGGGCAGGTAGAGCGCGGAGAAGGTCTTGTCGGCCTTGTTCTTGTCCTGGACCTTGTCGAGCGCGGCGCGCAGCTCGTCCTCGTTCTGCGGGAGTTCCGCGGCGCCGGTGGCCTGCTGGAACATCGCCGCGTTGTAGATGCCGACGCGGGCGCCGGCGTAGTACGGCACGCAGAACAGCTTGTCCTGGTAGGTGCAGGTGTTGACCAGGCCGCGGATCCAGTTGTCGGCGTTGTCGAAGCTGGCCTTGTCGACCGGGGCGAGCGAGCCGTTGAGGATGTACTTCATGGTCTCGGTGTTGCCGAGCTCGACCACGTCGGGCGCGGCGCCGGCCTCCAGCGCGCCGTCCAGCTTGGCGACCTTCTGGGTCCACTCCTGGTAGGCCAGCTTCAGGGTGACCTTCGGGTACTTGGCGGCGAAGTCGTCGTTGACCCGCTGCACCAGCTCCGGCCAGCTGGTCTGGGCGTCGTTCATCAGCCAGACCGTGACGGTCCCGGTCATCTCCTTGGGGTCCGC
The sequence above is a segment of the Kitasatospora sp. NBC_00240 genome. Coding sequences within it:
- a CDS encoding extracellular solute-binding protein; amino-acid sequence: MKRQLMAMFGIAALAASVAGCGSGARSAQDGATKAADPKEMTGTVTVWLMNDAQTSWPELVQRVNDDFAAKYPKVTLKLAYQEWTQKVAKLDGALEAGAAPDVVELGNTETMKYILNGSLAPVDKASFDNADNWIRGLVNTCTYQDKLFCVPYYAGARVGIYNAAMFQQATGAAELPQNEDELRAALDKVQDKNKADKTFSALYLPGPYWYAAMSYVAAYGGAIARFDSAGNWHGTLNDPKSQQGVQHFVDLVQKYNHNDLTVNESGQATVLARKRAAVLYGNGWEAGSAVAPVTGDPTLKDAVKVATMPGPGGKPLPSFIGGSDLAVTAKSPVRDLAADWIRMFTSTKSEQFLADKDILPNNLSQLEPLKSKPATAAAANAVPDAWFTPLAPGWGAIEKQNVLVNMLNSILKGKSVDQATKEADALINQLINNPA